DNA from Fusobacterium sp. IOR10:
ATAATTTAAATTGTAAATTTTCACTCATTCCTTCGATTTCGTCTAGAAAAAGAGTCCCATTATTTGCTATTTCAAAAAGACCAATTTTCCCTCCCTTTTTAGCCCCAGTAAAAGCTCCTTCTTCATATCCAAAAAGTTCACTCTCTAATAAGGTATCAGTAATAGCTCCACAGTTTATAGCTACAAAGGGTTGGTTTCTTCTATTGGAATGATTATGAATTGAATGAGCAAATAATTCTTTTCCAGTACCACTTTCCCCTGTAATAAGTATAGTTGCATTTGTATTGGCCATTTTCATTGCCATATTTTTTGTTTTTATAATGGATTTTGAAGTGGTGATAATATCGTCAAAGGTATATTTTGCTTTATGCCCTTTTTTTATAATTTCGTTTCTTAATTTATTTTGTAAAGTTTGTTTTTCTTTTTCTTTACTTATAATAAAAAAATTAGAGAAATGTTTTTTATATCTATTTATAGGTGTTATGGACACATTAAATTTTTCGCTATTTTTATTTGTAAAGGGAATATTGTAGGATAGCAAATTATTGCAATTAATATTCTGTGGAATATCTATTATGTTATTAATATTATTATGAAGAAGAGAATAGTTAGATTTCTCTAAAAATTCAGCAGCTTTATTATTAAAATTTAAAATTTTATAATTTTTATCAGTTACAATAATTCCTATATGAATAGCTTGCAAAAGAAGATTAAATTCTTCCTTTAGAACAGCTGTTTTAGCAATTAAGCTTTCAATTCCAGTGTTGTTATCAGAGATATTTTCAAAATAATTTATAAATCTGTTGGTTTCTAAAAGATATTCACAGTCAGATGCAGAAGCTATTTCAAGAATAGTATTTATGTCTAAAATTCTGTTTTCAATATCAAGAACATTGGTTATATTTTTAGGAACAATTTCCTTCTCTCCAGGGGTAATAGCAAGTGAAACAAAAGAGTAATCATCTTTACACTTTGGATAAAAAGGAAAAAATTCAATATTATTTATTCCTCTAGAATATAATAAAGTAATAGTTTCATTTGCCATTTTAGAAGTTGAATTTACAAGTAAAGCTTTAGTTCTATCTGGATATTTTTTTAACATGTTTATAGTTTTATTTGTTAGGGTAACTCCTCCGATAATTAGTGGTTTATCCTCATCAATATATTTTAAAACAGTTTTGTATGAATCAAAGGTTACAGTTGTGACTAAAAATATATCTTCATCCTTTTTAGAAAAAGCTGATTTATCTTCAAAAGAATAGGAGTTAACATTGATAGAATCTCCAAAAAGATAATTGATTTGTTCTTTATAAAACAACGAAACTTTCTTTCCAGCAGCAATAATAGCTAAATTAATAGAAATAAATCTTCACCTCCTTAGGTTTATATATAAGTTATATCAGTAATAAATTAAAATATCAAGAGCTAAATAAAAAAAATAGGTTTAAATAGGTTAAATAATTAGTTAAACCTATTTAAAATGGGTTTAACCTTTTAAAGGGCTCTATAAAAACAAACAAATTTTCTTTAAAATCTTACTAGAAAAGCAGTTGAAAATTGGCATGAAAAATGCTATAGTATAGCATTAAAGAATAAAAAGTAATATTTTATTTATAAAAATACAAAAGGAGATGACTTTAATGAAATATTGTTTTAATGAAAAAATAGACAGAAGTAATAATCATTCAGCCAAATGGGAGGAAATGGGAAATAAGTTTATATCTAATGATTTATGGCCAATGTGGATTGCAGATATGGATTTAAAAACACCACCAGAAATTATAGAAGCAATGAGAGAAAAAGTAGAACAAGGAATATTTGGGTATGTTTATAGACCAGATTCTTACTATAAAGCAGCAACAGATTGGTTAGAAAAAAGGTTTCAATATAAAATAGATGCAAATACTTTAATCAATAGTCCAGGAGTTGTTCCTACTTTATCTATTCTAGTAAGATTAATGACAAAAGCTGATGAAAAAGTTTTAATTCAATCTCCAGTTTACTATCCCTTTGCCAGTGTAGTAAAGGATAATGGAAGAGAATTAGTAAAAAATGATTTACTTAGAGATGAAAAAGGATATTATACTATAGATTTTAAAGATCTAGAAGAAAAATTAGCAGATGAAAAGGTTACATTATTTATATTATGTTCTCCACATAATCCAGTTGGAAGAGTTTGGAAGAAAGAGGAGTTAGAGGAAATTTCAAGACTTTGTTTGAAATATAATGTAAGACTTATTGCAGATGAAATATGGAGAGATATAATCATGCCAGGAAATAAACATATTCCAATAGCATCATTAAACAAAGAAACAGAATTAAATACAATAACTTGTTTTTCACCAACAAAAACATTTAATATAGCTGGACTTCAAGCTTCTTTTGTAACTTTCCCTGTAAAAGAGGAATGGGAACAATTTGATAGAGAACTTGGGATTTTAGATGTTAAAAGAAATAGTCCATTTAGCTTAGTTGCCTTTGAAACAGGATACACAAAGGGTGAAGAATGGTTAGAAGAGTTAATAGAACATTTAAGTGGAAATATGGATTATGTTATAGACTTTATAGAAAAAAAATTGCCAGAATTAAAAGTTCAAAAACCAGAGGGAACTTATTTAATGTGGATAGACTTTGCTGGTCTAGGAATGACAAAGGAAGAATTGTCTAACTTTATGCAAGTGGAAGCTAAAATTGCATTAGATGATGGATGTTGGTTTGGAGACAATGGTTGTGGATATGAAAGAATGAATGTTGCTTGCC
Protein-coding regions in this window:
- a CDS encoding sigma-54-dependent Fis family transcriptional regulator encodes the protein MFYKEQINYLFGDSINVNSYSFEDKSAFSKKDEDIFLVTTVTFDSYKTVLKYIDEDKPLIIGGVTLTNKTINMLKKYPDRTKALLVNSTSKMANETITLLYSRGINNIEFFPFYPKCKDDYSFVSLAITPGEKEIVPKNITNVLDIENRILDINTILEIASASDCEYLLETNRFINYFENISDNNTGIESLIAKTAVLKEEFNLLLQAIHIGIIVTDKNYKILNFNNKAAEFLEKSNYSLLHNNINNIIDIPQNINCNNLLSYNIPFTNKNSEKFNVSITPINRYKKHFSNFFIISKEKEKQTLQNKLRNEIIKKGHKAKYTFDDIITTSKSIIKTKNMAMKMANTNATILITGESGTGKELFAHSIHNHSNRRNQPFVAINCGAITDTLLESELFGYEEGAFTGAKKGGKIGLFEIANNGTLFLDEIEGMSENLQFKLLRVIQEKEIIKVGGDSIIKIDVRIIAVTNENLSILVQEKKFRKDLYYRLNTLPLTIPPLRERKQDIRLIIDSLKKEANINFAFTNKTKDILINYDWPGNIRELKNCMEYFFCLDEKIIEPQSLPAYILECSHINLNKNIIENTKSLKNQILNIMYNFHLLGKGCGRKILMNELKKINIFITDAKIRTLFNELKEEGYIIPLKGRGGSRLTEKGLNKMK
- a CDS encoding MalY/PatB family protein, with amino-acid sequence MKYCFNEKIDRSNNHSAKWEEMGNKFISNDLWPMWIADMDLKTPPEIIEAMREKVEQGIFGYVYRPDSYYKAATDWLEKRFQYKIDANTLINSPGVVPTLSILVRLMTKADEKVLIQSPVYYPFASVVKDNGRELVKNDLLRDEKGYYTIDFKDLEEKLADEKVTLFILCSPHNPVGRVWKKEELEEISRLCLKYNVRLIADEIWRDIIMPGNKHIPIASLNKETELNTITCFSPTKTFNIAGLQASFVTFPVKEEWEQFDRELGILDVKRNSPFSLVAFETGYTKGEEWLEELIEHLSGNMDYVIDFIEKKLPELKVQKPEGTYLMWIDFAGLGMTKEELSNFMQVEAKIALDDGCWFGDNGCGYERMNVACPRYMVEEGMNRIEKAVKKWRKTK